The DNA sequence CGGCTCCGGGCTTCGTGGCGCCCGGTGACTTCATCGACAGGGCGATGCGGTCGCGGGGCACGTCAACCGACATCACGCGCACGTTCACCCGGTCGCCCACGCGGACGATGTCGGCCGGGTCTTTCACGAAGCGGTCGGACAACTCGGACACGTGCACGAGGCCGTCCTGGTGCACGCCCACGTCCACGAAGGCACCGAACGCCACGACGTTGGTCACCGTGCCCTGCAGCGTCATCCCCTCCTTGAGGTCCGCCACCGTCTGCACGTCGTCGCGGAAGGCGGGCGCCTCGAACTGCTCGCGCGGGTCGCGGCCCGGCTTCTTGAGCTCGGCGACGATGTCCTCCAGCGTCGGCAGGCCCACGCCGTCGCCCACGTACTGGGACAGGTCCACACGCGAAACCGCGGCCTCGTTCCCCACCAGCGTCGTCATGTCTACCGACAGGTCGCGCGCCATCCGCTCCACCAGCTTGTAGCGCTCGGGATGCACGGCAGACGCGTCCAGCGGGTGCGCGCCGCCGCGGACGCGCAGGAAACCGGCGGCCTGCTCGTACGTCTTCGGCCCCAGCCCCGCGACCTTCTTGAGCAGCTCGGCGCGCGAGCGGAAAGGGCCCTCCTGGTCGCGTTGCGCGACGATCCGCTGCGCGACGGTGGGGCCGATACCCGCCACGTACGACAGCAGCGCGGGCGAGGCCGTGTTCAGCTCCACGCCCACGCGGTTCACGGCCGACTCCACCGTCTCGTCCAGCCGCCGCTTCAGGCGCGTCTGCGACACGTCGTGCTGGTACTGGCCCACGCCGATGGACTTGGGATCGATCTTCACCAGCTCCGCCAGCGGGTCCTGCAGGCGGCGGGCGATCGATACCGCCGAGCGCAGCGTAAGGTCCAGCTCCGGCAGCTCCTCGCGCGCCAGGTCCGACGCGGAGTAGATGGACGCGCCCGCCTCGTTCACCATCACCACGGCCGGGCGCGGGTCCACCGACACCTCGCGGACAGCGTCCTTGCACAGCTTGTCGCTCTCGCGGCTCGCGGTCCCGTTCCCCACGGCGACGAGCTCCACGGCGTGCTTGTCGATCAGCCGCGCCAGCTCCCGCCGCGCGCGGTCTTCCTGGTGCAGGTACACGACGCCGGTCTCCAGCAGCGCCCCCGTGCGGCTGACGACCGCCAGCTTGCACCCGGTGCGATAGCCGGGATCCACGCCCAGCACGGTGCGTCCGCCCGCTGGCGGCTGAAGGAGCAGCGCCTCCAGGTTCTTGCCGAAGATGGCGATGGCCTCCTCGTCGGCCCGCGTCTTCAGCTCCATCCGGATCTCCACCTCCACCGACGTCGAGATCAGCCGCCGGTACGCATCCTCCACCGCCAGCCCCATCTGCTCCGGCGCGCGGTGCCCATCCAGCCACTTCCGCCGCAGCGTGCCCACGATCGCCTCGTCGGGCGCCACGATGCGCGCCGTGAGGAACCCCTCCGTCTCCCCACGGCGAACGGCGAGGATGCGGTGGCTGGGCAGGTCCTTCACCGGCCCGCTGAAGTCGTAGTAGTCCTGGAACTTGCTGACCTCCTTCTCCTTACCACGTGCGGCCTTGCTCTCCAGCACGCCCTTGGCGCGCACCTGGTCGCGCACGTGCTGGCGGGTGGGGGCGTCCTCCGCGATCCGCTCCGCCACCACGTCCCGCGCCCCGGCCAGCGCATCGTCCGCCGCCGCGATGCCCTTCTCCGCGTCCACGAAGGACGATGCGCGAGCCGACAGCTCGCGGTCGCTCGTCTGCCCCGCCCACAGCAGCTCCGCCAGCGGCCCCAGCCCGCGCTCCAGGGCGATGGTGGCGCGCGTCCGCCGCTTGGGCTTGTACGGGAGATAGAGGTCTTCCAGCACCGACTTGGTTTCCGCGCGGTCGATGGCGGCTTTCAGCTGCGGCGTGAGCTTGCCCTGCTCGTCGATGGACTTGAGGATGGCGGCGCGGCGCTCGTCCATCTCGGCCAGGTACTCGTGGCGGTCGCGGACGTCGCGAAGGTGCACCTCGTCCAGCTCGCCCGTGGCTTCTTTGCGGTAGCGGGCGACGAACGGAATGGTGTTGCCGGCGAGCAGAAGCTCCAGCGCGGCGGAAACCTGCGGCGCGCGGAGCCCCAGCTCGGCGGCGATCTTTTCGGCGTACGGCACGGCAGTACGAAAGTGCGAAGTGCGAGAGTGCGAAAGTGGAGAGAAAGGTAAGGCCGTGGCGGGAGGCGGTCCACGATTGACAAACGCGCCACGACGCTGCTGACGGCCGTCCGGCGCGAACCTCGCATGGACACGCGGCGATGGTGTGCGCAACCGCGCGCGCCGGAGAGAGTTATGGTTGGGAGTGAGAATGGCGGACGATACGGGGATCTACAAGTTCGGCGCGCTGGTGTGCGGTTCGTTTATCGTCCTGACCGTGGCGACGGCCCAGTTCGGGCGGGGTGAGCAGCGTCCGGCCGTGGTGAAGCGCGATCCCCCGGCGCAGGTGCGGACGGCACTGACGAGCGCCAAGGCGGCGCGCACCTCCCGCGGAACGCTGGTCTGCACCCCGCAGGGCGGCACGCGTCCGCTGGGCGATGAAGTCCACGAAAGCTCCGGCGTCGCCGTCAGCGGCGCCCACGCGGGAATCTTCTGGACGCACAACGACTCCGGCGATCCGCTGCTGTACGCCATCGACGCGCAGGGGCGCATGGCAGGCACGGTTCGCGTCACGGGCGCGCAGGTGCAGGACTGGGAAGACGTTTCGCGCGCCCCCTGCCCCGGCGGCAACTGTCTGTTCGTGGCCGACATCGGCGACAACCAAGCCAAGCGGCCGTTCGTGACCGTGTACCGCGTCCGCGAGCCCGCGCCGAGCGACACCGCGTCCGCCCCGGCCGAAGCCATCCGCCTTCGCTATCCCGACGGTGCGCAAGACGCGGAGGCGATGTTCGTCTTGAACGGCGCCATCCACATCGTCACCAAGGGCGAAACGGGCCCCATCGCCGTCTATCGTGCCCCCGTCAGCGCCGCACCGGGCGAGCCGTCCACGCTGGAGCGCACCCGCAACGTGACGCCCGACAAGGTGAAGCGCTCCGAGCGCATTACCGGCGCCGACGCCAGCCCCGACGGCCGCTGGGTAGCCATGCGCACCTTGGACGACGTGGTGATCTACGCGGCTGCGGAGCTCATCGGATCGGCCCCGCTTGCCCCCCGCCGCGTCAGCGTGAAGTCGCTCGGCGAGAAGCAGGGCGAGGGGATTGGCTTTACGCCGGACGGCTCGCTGGTGCTCACCAGCGAGGGCGGCAAGAAGGAGGATGCGGCCACCTTCGCCCGCCTCGGCTGCACCCAGTCCTGACCGAAGGCGCCCAAGAACGCAAATCGGCGCGCCTCCGAAGCAATGGAAGCGCACCGAAACATCGAAGTGTACCCCCTCTCCCACGCTGTTTGTGGGAGAGGGTGGACGAGCCTAAGCGAGGACGGGTGAGGGCCCCACGGCAGCCGAGGCCTCGGTCACGGAGACCGCTGCCGCGCCCTGACTTGTACGTGCCCCACGCTAGATCCTTCGCCGCGTGAAGTCCGGCATGCGGGCCAATGCCGTGCGCCTGCGCCTCAGGATGACAAATTTCCGCGGATCAAGGACTTCAGCGGCGCACGCAGGAAAACGCGGAGCGCTCCCGTTCAGGACCTGCGCGGAAGCGCGGCCCGCCGCCCCCGCGAGCCGATGCGCGCGCCCACGGCCGCCGCGATCATCTGCACCAGCAGCCCGCCCGCGGCGACGGCAGGGGACACGTCGTTCCACGCGGCCGCGTCCAGCGCCTCGCCCACCAGGTTGGCCACCAGCCACACCACGATGGAAAACAGCCCCATCGCCACGCCGTGAAGGATGGGCGCCGCGCCCACCCGCGCGCCGGTAAAGAATCCGCCCAGCGTAAACCCCACCAGCAGCGCCGCCAACGTCAACGGCCCGGCGGAGCGAGAGCCCTCCACGATCAGGCCCAGCGCGTTCAGCGCCACAAGGACCAGCGAGGCCACGGCCACGCTCACGAACCATCCAAAACCCACCCACGAGGGGCGAACGTTCTCCAGGTGCTCGGTGTGCATCAGGCGGTCACAAGCTCGTCGGCGAAATCGAACTGGCAGGGCTGAAAGCTCCTGCGGTGATGCGGCGTAGGGCCCAGCCGGTCCAGCGCGTCCAGGTGCTCGGGCGTGCCGTACCCCATGTTCCGCTCCCACCCGTACTGCGGATACCGGGCCGCCAGCCTGGCCATCAGCCGGTCGCGGGTCACCTTGGCCACGATTGAGGCCGCGCTGATGCAGTGCACGCACCCGTCGCCGCCCACGAACGCCGTGTGCGTCTCCGTCCCCAGCTCCGGCACCGCCAGCCCGTCCACCAGCAGGTGGTCGGCTCCCCCCAGCCGCGCGATGGCCCGCTGCATGGCCAGCGCGGTGGCCCGGCGGATGTTGATGCGGTCGATCTCCCGGCACGACGCCGCGCCCACGCCGTAGACGAGCGCCGTCTGGATGATCTTCTGATACAGGTCCAGCCGCCGATCGGCGTTCAGCTTCTTGCTGTCGGCCACGCCCTCGATCCAGCAGTCGCGCGGCAGGATGACGGCCGCGGCGACGACGGGACCCGCCAGCGGCCCCCGCCCCACCTCGTCGATGCCGGCGATGCGGATCATCCCGCGGTCCCAGAAGCCCCACTCGGTCGCCAGCAGCTTGCGCAGCCGCTGCGGCGTCGGCTTGCGCTTGCGGGTGGTCTTGGCGGATTTCCGCTTGGCGGCAGGCATGCGGGAAAGTGCGTGAGTGCGGTAGTGCGGAACGACTTGCGCGGACGATAAAACAATCGGCCGATGTGCACAACGGGCGCGGGCCGGGTCTGGCCCGGAACCTGAACCCGGGGCAGATTGCGAATCGACAGGCGCGCGCCAGCGAAGCCGCCCCATTCACCCGGACCCGCACGAGCGATGGACGTCCGCGAGCACGATCTGCCCGGCGTGGGAAAGAAGTTCGCCGTCACCACCAACGACGGCGACCGGCTCACCATCATCATCCACAACTCGGGGCACCGCGAGATCTACTTCTTCGAGCGGGGCGAGGACTACCCGGCCTACGCCGTCCGCATGGAAGACTCCGAGGCCCGCAAGCTGGGGGCGATCCTGGGCGGCGCCTTCTTCCAGCCCGTGATGGCCGAGTCGATGGACGTCGTCTTTTCGCAGCTGTCCGTCGAGTGGATGAAGACGGGCTCCAGCTCGCCGCTGATCGGCAAGAGCCTGCTGGAAGCCCGGGTCCGCGAGCGCACGGGGGCCAGCGTCATCGCCATCCTCCGCAACGGCCAGGCGATACCCAACCCCCAGCCCGAAGACCGCATCGCGCCGGACGACACGCTGATGGTGGTGGGCGACCGCGAGCAGGTGGGGCGCTTCGGCGACCTGCTGCGCGGGCCCGGCCGCGACGGATAGGCGATGCACGGGGAGTTTCTCCTGGGCGCCGGCGCCGTCCTGGCGGCCCTGGCGCTGGCCGGCCTGCTCTTCGACCGGCTGCGGCAGTCCGTCATCCCCGCGTTCATCCTGCTGGGAATGGCCATCCGCCCGCTGGACGTGGACGCGCACCTGGTGGAGGTGCTGGCGACGCTCGGCGTGGTGCTGCTGCTGTTCTTCATGGGGCTGGAATTCTCCGTCGGCGCGCTGCTGCGCGACCGGCGGCGGATCGTCCGCAACGGCGGCATCGACCTGCTGGTGAGCTTTCCCGTGGGCTTCGTCGGCGGATTGTGGATCGGCGGCGGATGGACGGGCGCGCTCC is a window from the Longimicrobium sp. genome containing:
- a CDS encoding ribonuclease HII, giving the protein MPAAKRKSAKTTRKRKPTPQRLRKLLATEWGFWDRGMIRIAGIDEVGRGPLAGPVVAAAVILPRDCWIEGVADSKKLNADRRLDLYQKIIQTALVYGVGAASCREIDRINIRRATALAMQRAIARLGGADHLLVDGLAVPELGTETHTAFVGGDGCVHCISAASIVAKVTRDRLMARLAARYPQYGWERNMGYGTPEHLDALDRLGPTPHHRRSFQPCQFDFADELVTA
- a CDS encoding Tex family protein, which translates into the protein MPYAEKIAAELGLRAPQVSAALELLLAGNTIPFVARYRKEATGELDEVHLRDVRDRHEYLAEMDERRAAILKSIDEQGKLTPQLKAAIDRAETKSVLEDLYLPYKPKRRTRATIALERGLGPLAELLWAGQTSDRELSARASSFVDAEKGIAAADDALAGARDVVAERIAEDAPTRQHVRDQVRAKGVLESKAARGKEKEVSKFQDYYDFSGPVKDLPSHRILAVRRGETEGFLTARIVAPDEAIVGTLRRKWLDGHRAPEQMGLAVEDAYRRLISTSVEVEIRMELKTRADEEAIAIFGKNLEALLLQPPAGGRTVLGVDPGYRTGCKLAVVSRTGALLETGVVYLHQEDRARRELARLIDKHAVELVAVGNGTASRESDKLCKDAVREVSVDPRPAVVMVNEAGASIYSASDLAREELPELDLTLRSAVSIARRLQDPLAELVKIDPKSIGVGQYQHDVSQTRLKRRLDETVESAVNRVGVELNTASPALLSYVAGIGPTVAQRIVAQRDQEGPFRSRAELLKKVAGLGPKTYEQAAGFLRVRGGAHPLDASAVHPERYKLVERMARDLSVDMTTLVGNEAAVSRVDLSQYVGDGVGLPTLEDIVAELKKPGRDPREQFEAPAFRDDVQTVADLKEGMTLQGTVTNVVAFGAFVDVGVHQDGLVHVSELSDRFVKDPADIVRVGDRVNVRVMSVDVPRDRIALSMKSPGATKPGAGQRPAGAGKPEPRRPEAKPAPKPAPPKPEPPKNGIAANGMRIVTKR
- a CDS encoding cation:proton antiporter regulatory subunit, whose translation is MDVREHDLPGVGKKFAVTTNDGDRLTIIIHNSGHREIYFFERGEDYPAYAVRMEDSEARKLGAILGGAFFQPVMAESMDVVFSQLSVEWMKTGSSSPLIGKSLLEARVRERTGASVIAILRNGQAIPNPQPEDRIAPDDTLMVVGDREQVGRFGDLLRGPGRDG